The following coding sequences lie in one Oryza brachyantha chromosome 10, ObraRS2, whole genome shotgun sequence genomic window:
- the LOC102715334 gene encoding probable prolyl 4-hydroxylase 7 translates to MALRRCRRLLLLAAVTLLVLHLAAGLASAAASGRGAFDPSRVVQLSWRPRAFLHKGFLSDAECDHLISLAKDKLEKSMVADNESGKSVMSEVRTSSGMFLEKKQDEVVARIEERIAAWTFLPPENGESIQILHYQNGEKYEPHYDYFHDKNNQALGGHRIATVLMYLSNIGKGGETIFPEAEGKLAQHKDDTWSDCAKNGYAVKPVKGDALLFFSLHPDATTDSDSLHGSCPVIEGQKWSATKWIHVRSFDISAKQGASADGCEDENVLCPQWAAVGECAKNPNYMVGTNEAPGFCRKSCNVCVQ, encoded by the exons ATGGctctccgccgctgccgccgcctcctcctcctcgccgccgtcacccTCCTGGTGCTCCACCTCGCAGCCGGACtggcctccgcggcggcgagcggccggGGCGCGTTCGACCCCTCCCGCGTCGTGCAGCTCTCCTGGCGTCCCAG GGCGTTCCTGCACAAGGGGTTCCTGTCGGACGCGGAGTGCGACCACCTGATCTCGCTG GCGAAGGACAAGCTGGAGAAGTCGATGGTGGCGGACAATGAGTCCGGGAAGAGCGTCATGAGCGAGGTGCGAACCAGCTCCGGCATGTTCCTCGAGAAGAAGCAG GATGAAGTTGTAGCTAGGATAGAGGAGAGAATTGCAGCTTGGACATTCCTTCCACCAG AGAATGGCGAATCCATCCAGATATTGCATTATCAGAATGGTGAGAAGTATGAGCCGCACTATGATTACTTCCATGACAAAAATAATCAAGCCCTTGGAGGTCATCGGATTGCCACTGTGCTCATGTACCTTTCTAATATTGGGAAGGGTGGAGAGACCATCTTCCCAGAAGCAGAG GGGAAGCTAGCACAACACAAGGATGATACATGGTCTGACTGTGCTAAAAATGGATATGCAG TAAAACCGGTAAAAGGTGATGCCCTTCTGTTCTTCAGTCTCCACCCCGATGCAACAACAGACTCTGACAGCTTGCATGGGAGCTGCCCCGTTATTGAAGGTCAGAAGTGGTCTGCAACTAAATGGATCCATGTGAGGTCCTTCGACATCTCTGCCAAGCAGGGAGCTTCCGCTGACGGGTGCGAGGACGAGAACGTCCTCTGTCCCCAGTGGGCCGCAGTAGGGGAGTGTGCCAAGAACCCTAACTATATGGTGGGTACCAATGAAGCACCTGGCTTCTGCCGGAAGAGCTGCAATGTGTGTGTGCAGTAA
- the LOC102711189 gene encoding protein enabled homolog, producing MDSAARTRRSPPADRFLGLFTSPTPSLPASPTAAGDELLEGDLLFPPAASSDPSPPPDASAKPGRVPGGHVGLLAALHEGDRRLPGRGGAGAAAVATAGAAGTLLRRKATIAAAEAAVSSAQTQSPPSAARAIPSVPRTREQPSAMPYHQSAPVKVPVRPPPPRRSGWDHLAGVPSDGYDDDDEEELLRGDAAMLPPHEMVARASAGGFGAPVKPSSMLEGVGRTLKGRDLRRVRDAVLRQTGFLD from the coding sequence ATGGACTCCGCCGCCCGcacgcgccgctcgccgccggccgaccgCTTCCTCGGGCTCTTCACCTCGCCGACCCCGTCGCTCCCCGCCTCTCCCACCGCGGCGGGCGACGAGCTCCTCGAGGGGGACCTCCTCTtcccgccggccgcgtcctcggacccttcgccgccgcccgatgCGTCCGCTAAACCGGGCCGCGTCCCGGGCGGACACGTCGGGCTTCTCGCTGCGCTGCACGAGGGGGACCGGCGGCTCcctggacgcggcggcgcgggggccgCGGCCGTGGCCACGGCCGGCGCTGCGGGGACGCTGCTCCGCCGCAAGGcgaccatcgccgccgcggaggcggcggtttCCTCGGCGCAGACGCAGTCGCCTCCTTCGGCAGCGCGCGCGATCCCGTCGGTTCCCAGGACGAGAGAGCAGCCCTCCGCGATGCCGTACCACCAGTCGGCTCCCGTCAAGGTGCccgtccggccgccgccgccgcggcggagtgGGTGGGACCATCTAGCCGGCGTGCCAAGCGACGGgtacgacgatgacgacgaggaggagctcctccGTGGGGACGCTGCTATGCTGCCCCCGCACGAGATGGTGGCGCGCGCGTCCGCCGGTGGCTTCGGCGCGCCGGTGAAGCCGTCCTCAATGCTCGAGGGCGTCGGGCGTACGCTCAAGGGCCGAGACCTCCGGCGCGTCCGCGACGCCGTTCTCCGGCAAACCGGCTTTCTCGATTGA
- the LOC102711467 gene encoding translation initiation factor IF-2-like — MAAPEDGEDKKGKNKHGTPSGFRFKPFDLELVEILDDKLHGRPLDPTHNDIFHEVEILDFHPLQLYETYADDEENGYIYFFSRRKFESCNKKRPLRSAEGGAWRSTGLKGVKSNKSGDSDVGLKQTLVFHQCFPGDKEPVRTNWGMHEFTKIIGPRNEVADHAVYRLYKMRKNGKETPADLAADAAATASMNKRNRTERGQASAAGPSNQAPPPRNSWALPRAPGPSNQAPPRAAGPSNSRAPPGPSRFAPAPSNSGAPPRAPGPSNLAPPRTAGPSNFWAPPGPSRFVPAPSNSRAPPSAQGPSNQAPPRTAGPSNSWVPPGPSRFAPAPSNSRAPLSAQGPSNSRAPPSAPAPRGHFAPTDSRLRLVQQPPIAASQVDEDPKEWEWVRQELEGDSSVAGEPLAEDELDDLMLSDDSALEESSGAQEGCNNAAADAARGDNNDDSAAGRRREGEVESRPRKQKREVAAHARCSE, encoded by the exons ATGGCGGCACCGGAAGACGGGGAAGACAAGAAGGGGAAGAACAAGCACGGGACCCCGTCGGGCTTCCGCTTCAAGCCCTTCGACCTGGAGCTCGTCGAAATCCTCGACGATAAGCTCCACGGCCGCCCGCTAGACCCCACGCACAACGACATCTTTCACGAAGTGGAGATCCTCGACTTCCACCCTCTCCAGCTCTACG AAACGTACGCCGATGACGAGGAGAATGGCTACATCTACTTCTTCAGCAGGAGGAAGTTCGAGAGCTGCAATAAGAAGCGGCCTCTGCGCAgcgcggagggcggcgcgTGGAGGAGCACCGGTCTGAAGGGTGTGAAGAGCAACAAATCTGGTGACTCCGACGTCGGCCTGAAGCAGACCTTGGTGTTTCACCAGTGTTTCCCCGGCGACAAGGAGCCCGTCAGAACCAACTGGGGCATGCACGAGTTCACCAAAATCATCGGCCCCCGAAACGAG GTTGCGGATCATGCCGTGTATCGCCTATATAAGATGAGGAAGAACGGCAAGGAGACGCCGGCAGACCTCGCCGCTGACGCTGCCGCGACCGCGAGCATGAACAAGCGAAACCGCACCGAGCGTGGACaagcgtcggcggcgggacCTAGCAaccaggcgccgccgccaaggaACTCCTGGGCGCTACCGAGAGCACCAGGGCCTAGCAACCAGGCGCCTCCGAGAGCGGCGGGGCCAAGCAACTCCCGGGCGCCGCCGGGACCTAGCAGATTCGCGCCGGCTCCAAGCAACTCCGGGGCGCCACCAAGAGCACCAGGGCCTAGCAACCTGGCGCCTCCGAGAACGGCGGGGCCAAGCAACTTTTGGGCGCCGCCTGGACCTAGCAGATTCGTGCCGGCTCCAAGCAACTCCAGGGCGCCACCGAGCGCACAAGGGCCTAGCAACCAGGCGCCTCCGAGAACGGCGGGGCCAAGCAACTCCTGGGTGCCGCCGGGACCTAGCAGATTCGCGCCGGCTCCAAGCAACTCCAGGGCGCCACTGAGTGCACAAGGGCCAAGCAACTCCCGGGCGCCGCcgagcgcgccggcgccgcgtggCCATTTCGCTCCCACAGATTCACGGCTGCGGCTGGTTCAGCAGCCTCCAATCGCCGCGAGCCAGGTGGATGAGGATCCGAAGGAATGGGAGTGGGTGCGGCAGGAATTGGAGGGCGACTCCTCGGTTGCGGGCGAACCGCTCGCTGAAGACGAACTTGACGATCTTATGTTGTCAGACGACTCAGCCCTCGAAGAATCATCTGGCGCgcaagagggatgcaacaacgccgccgccgacgccgctcgAGGTGACAACAACGACGACTctgccgccggacgccg CAGGGAAGGGGAAGTGGAGTCGCGGCCgaggaaacaaaaaagagaagTTGCTGCGCATGCCCGGTGCTCGGAATAA
- the LOC102711737 gene encoding NAC domain-containing protein 72-like: MAAPEDGEDGKRKWANKHGIARGFHFVPDDLDLLDILDDKLRGLLTDPAHDAVFHDVRILDFHPATLYEMYAEDEVDGCIYFFSRREFRRAKKKKTMRAAKYGQWKVFGSCKTIGAVAVGRRYTLEFYERRFDSSNNHSVRTNWCMHEFLRIIGPENEVSGLAVYRLYNKMATTIGEEKAEDNPVDCAKNMNHHGQASAAGMAVPPCELGRWYAYGYEYQPPPMDSAAASTLGHKGKRKSEASASMTSTDHARSTNTSAPPSADYQPPPPPPSLQGTENISGSGDVVGHEDDWEQVSVAEADNAGAARG; encoded by the exons ATGGCGGCACCCGAGGACGGGGAAGACGGGAAGAGGAAGTGGGCGAACAAGCACGGGATCGCACGGGGCTTCCACTTCGTGCCCGACGACCTGGACCTCCTCGACATCCTCGACGACAAGCTCCGCGGCCTCCTGACCGACCCCGCGCACGACGCCGTCTTCCACGATGTGCGCATCCTCGACTTCCACCCCGCCACGCTCTACG AGATGTACGCCGAGGACGAGGTGGACGGCTGCATCTACTTCTTCAGCAGGAGAGAGTTCCGGAGagccaagaagaagaagacaatgCGCGCGGCGAAGTACGGCCAGTGGAAGGTCTTCGGTTCCTGCAAGACGattggcgccgtcgccgtcggcagGAGGTACACCTTGGAGTTCTACGAGCGTAGGTTCGACAGCAGCAACAACCACTCCGTCAGAACCAACTGGTGCATGCACGAGTTCCTCAGGATCATCGGGCCTGAAAACGAG GTTTCGGGTCTTGCTGTGTACCGCCTATACAACAAGATGGCGACGACGATCGGCGAGGAGAAGGCGGAAGACAACCCCGTGGACTGTGCTAAGAACATGAACCACCATGGACAAGCGTCAGCGGCGGGCATGGCTGTGCCACCGTGTGAGCTGGGCCGCTGGTACGCCTACGGGTACG AGTaccagccgccgccgatggATTCAGCTGCTGCGAGCACGCTGGGCCACAAGGGCAAGCGCAAGAGCGAGGCGTCGGCGTCGATGACCAGTACCGACCACGCCAGATCAACGAACACTTCAGCGCCACCCTCTGCGGActaccagccgccgccgccgccgccttcactGCAGGGCACCGAGAACATCTCCGGAtccggcgacgtcgtcgggCATGAGGACGATTGGGAGCAGGTCTCCGTTGCCGAAGCCGACAACGCCGGAGCTGCTCGAGGGTGA